Part of the Aquimarina sp. TRL1 genome, AAGCATCAGAAGTTGCTGTAAAAGCACAAGAAAGAGCCTATGAATATGCAAAAGACAGGTATGATGTAGGACTTACCAATGCATTTGACTTTAGCCAGTCAAAATTTAGATTGGAAGATGCCCAGAGTAAAGCCGTAAGAGCTAAGTTTGATTATATTTTTAAATTAAAGGTATTAGAGCTGTATTTTGGTGTGAAGGTAGCTGATATAAAACTTTGATCAATAATTCTTTAATAGCGATATAAGAGACGTAATTTACAAAACAAAAGAGCTATGAGTAGAAAGACTATTATATTTATTTCGGTGTTAATTATTATCCTGATAGGCGGACTTGTCTATGGAAAAAAAGCAGGATGGTTCGGTAAAAATGGGAACTATAAGGAAGTAGAAATAACCAAGATAGAGAAAATTGATATTGTTGAGACGGTGGCGGCTACAGGGAAAATTCAACCTGAAGTAGAAGTGAAATTGTCATCAGAAGTATCCGGAGAGATTATCGAATTGCCTATCAAAGAAGGACAACAAGTTAAAAAGGGAGACTTGCTGGTTCGGATTAACCCGGATATTATCCAGTCAGGTCTAAACCGATCTCAAGCTTCTCTACAAAATGTAAAAGCTAACTTAAGACAAACGGAGGCAAGCCTGAAGGAGGCAAAATATAATTATGATCGAAATAAAGCGCTTTTTGAAAAAGGAGTGATTTCTAAATCAGAATGGGATAGAGTGGTTTCTGCTTATGAAGTTGCTGAGGCGACTAAGCAATCTGCATTTTATAATGTAAGAAGTGCTCAGGCTACAGTAAATGAAGCAAAAGATAATTTGAATAGAACAACTATTTATGCTCCTATGTCTGGTACAGTCTCTAAGCTTAATGTAGAACTAGGGGAACGTGTGGTAGGAACTCAGCAAATGGCTGGTACTGAGATTATGAGGATTGCAGATCTTAATAACATGGAAGTAGAGGTGGATGTGAATGAGAATGATATTGTAAAAATTTCTGTTGGAGATTCTACAGAGGTAGAAGTAGATGCATATCTGAAAAAACAGTTTAAAGGATTGGTTACAGAGATTGCAAATTCAGCCGAAAACGCCTTGAGTTCAGACCAGGTTACTAACTTTAAGGTAAAAGTTCGAATTCTGGAAAAATCATATAAAGATTTATTGGAAGGAAAACCAGCACATTATTCTCCGTTCAGACCAGGGATGACTGCTACAGTAGATGTTATTACTAATAAAAGAGAATCGATTGTTGGAGTACCTATTAGTGCCATTGTTATAAAAAACGATACTTCTTCTACAAGAAAAAAGGTTGTCAAGGAAAGCAAAGTTGACGAGGATCAGAAATTTGAGTGTGTCTTTGTTAAAAAAGGAGAAAAAGCGACATTACGCGTAATAGAAACGGGCATTCAGGATAATAGCAATATAGAGATTCTAAAAGGGTTATCAGAAGGTGAGGAGGTGATTACAGGACCATATAATGTAGTGACTAAGACATTAAAGACAGGAGATAAGGTGCAGGCGAAGAAAAAGGGAAAAGAATCTGAAGATTAAAAAATGAAGATTTGATTATAAGGCTGTATATTTGCCTAAATTTTTAGGGAATATGGCCTATATCCTATGTATTGAAACATCGACGACCAACTGCTCCGTTGCAATTGCAAAAGATCATCAGATTGTAGCTGTTAAGGAAGATTACAGCAACCAATACTCTCATGCAGAGCGATTGCATCTATTTATAGAAGATGTAATCGCAACAGCATCTATTTCTATAAATGCTCTTGATGCAATTGCAGTCAGTAAAGGTCCAGGGTCTTATACCGGCCTTCGAATAGGAGTATCTGCTGCAAAAGGATTAGCATATGCTTTAAATATTCCTATGATTTCTATTCCTACCCTCACATCACTTGCTAAACAGGTACAAGCTAATGAAGGTTATGTCGTTCCTATGCTAGATGCCAGACGTATGGAAGTGTATTCAGCAGTGTTTTCTGGTGTTTCTTATGAAGAAGTAAGAACTACAAAGGCTGAAATATTAACTACAGATTCATTTGTATCCTTTTTAGAGGAGGAGAATCAGGTAGTGTTTATTGGTAATGGTGTAGCTAAATTCAAAGATATCTGTACAGCATCCAATGCAACTTTTATCTGTGATAAACTTCCTTCTGCAAGAGAAATGTGTCAATTAGCCTATGATAAATATAAAGCAAAAGACTTTGAAGATGTTGCTTACTTCGAACCGTACTATTTAAAAGATTTTGTAGCAGGTTAATTAATTGCTTTTATTGACGATCAGACTTCGATTAGAAGAGTCTTCACTGTTTTTTAATGCATTATACTTAGCTACAAACTGAATTAAGTCTTCTTCTTTTTTTAGCTTAATCTTTTCTGACTTCATGTATTTTTTCAAGGCATCTCCATGGTCTTCTAAAGTTGCTAAAATTTCGGATTTATCAAGCGATAGCTCCATGATGACTCCGTTTTCTTCCAGATAATAAGTCCTGATAGTTTTGAGCCTTCCAGGTTCTGGAGTAGAGGTCATAATTCTGGAAGCGCTTTCAGGTTCTGTTATTTTAAGCGTAAATTTCTTATAAATACTATAATTTTCATTCATTTGAACTAAAACATAATATCCTTTTCTTTCTAATCCTCTTTGATTTACAAAATCACAATAGTAAAAATAATCCCCGTCTATTCGGGCATGAACTGTAGGAGATTTTGTTACGTGATATAGTTCGTCCTGAGATTTATATTCTAAAATATCCAGATAGATATTATATCGCAATTTGGTGTCAAAAGTACCGGATTTTTCATGTATAACACTTGCATCTTTAAAACTAGAGCTGGTAAAGATTGATCCGTTATAATCATCAAACATGGTTACTCTTTCGGAGGGCTCAACTAGGGATTTGGGGAGCTGTGCGAGGACAACTGTGGAGGTGAAAAAAAGTAGATAGGGTAGAAATTTTATCATAACACATTCAATTTAAGGTCTTTGAATATAATGAAATAATCTGTAAAATACAAAAAACACGTACTTTCTTTATGTGTTTTTCACCCAAGAAAGACGTGTTTTTCGAAAAAAAGATGTAAATACAATCGTTCGATATTTGTTAATTATCCCTTTTTTATTGTATTGTAGAAAGCGATTAGTTGAACCAAGTCATCTTCTTTTTTAAACTTTAATTTTTCTTTTTTAATAAAGCTTTTTAATGCGTCTCTGTGTTTATAAGGAAAGGCAGAAACGACCTTGCTTTTATGTTGAATAACCTCTTTTACTTCATCATTGATTTCAAGAAAATAGTTTTTGATGTTTTTAAATTTTGCTGGGCTGGCAGGATGATATGATGTCTTTGCTTTTGTAGCAGGGATGTATTCTTTTGATAATTTATAAAATACAGGGGTTTCAGGTTCTTTTATTAAGAAACCTTCTGAGTTGTTATTAGCAATCGTTGTGAATTGTTTTAAATGGTATTCTTTGTCATTTAGAATGACAATAATATTCGGGTTCTTTATTAGGTTGCTAACGTCCTCTCCAGTGTTTTCTTTTTTAACTTCTATTTCATCAGAATAGGCATTATATCTTAAAAAAGCTTTAATCTTTTGTCCAGAGATTTTATGAAAAATAGTTCCTATTTGAAAATCATTTGATTCATAAGGAGATCCTTGCACATTCTTTAAATTTACATCTTTTAAGTTTTTTAATGTTACATAATGATGAGAAATCATATCAAGTAATGTTCTGGTTCGAGTAGCTGTGTCTTGTGAAATCCCATTAAAACTTATTGATAAAAATAGGGATAAAAGTAATATGTTTTTTTTCATGTTTTTAATTGTTTGATAAGCAGAAATATAGTGATTTTTTGCTAATTGTTGTTTTCGATCAGGGAAACAGCTTCGTCTACACTCTCTACGGGTAATTTACAGGTGTTTTGTACACATACGAAAATAAAAGTATCTTCTCCTATATACCGGTCTTTTAAAAGAGGCATATCAGATGGAGAATCAGAAACAGCTAATAACTTATTAGGAATATAATGACGATTCAATACAGGGAGCTTATTTGATGCTTGTGGACCTGATATGACAACTTCGTAAAAGTCGTATGTGTAATTCAGCATTACATCTAGCCAATTGGAATATCCAGAAGGGTATTCTTCTATTTTTGGTAAGATTGTCTGAATCATTTTGGTACTGATTACATTGTATTTTTTTTGATCTAAATAATGAGATAGTAAAAACAAATTCTTAGCCATAATGGAATTAGAACTTGGGATTACATTGTCTGTGTAGTCAATAGTTCTGGAGATTAGTTTTGGGTCTTTGTCAGACGTAAAATAAAATAATGTTGTTTCCGCATCATAAAAATGGGTCAGAGTATATTCAGCCAGTTTTTGAGATGTAAAGAGCCATTCGTTTTCTGCGGTTATTTGATATAATTGAATATATGCTTCGATAACTGAGGCGTAATCTTCTAAGTATCCGTTAATAGAACTAACCCCATTTTTGTAATTATGGAATAGAGAAAAATCTTTTTTTAGTAAGTGTTTTTTTATGAAGTTCGCATTTTTGACAGCAGCATCCAAAAACTTTTTTTCACCAAAAACACGGTAAGCATCCACATATCCTTTAATCATTAAAGCATTCCATGAGGTAAGTGTCTTGTCATCCAGACGAGGTCTTTTGCGTTTGTTTCGATAGGAGAGAAGAAGGCTTTTCCATTGCAAAACAGCTTGGTCGAGTTCTTGTATACTCATGTTTTGTTGTTGAGCAAACAAGGAATCATTTTCATTTTTGATCAGGACATATTTATTCTCTTCCCAGATTCCATAGGAGTTAATGTTATAGTACTTGGCAAAAATATCATACTCTTCTTTTAGAAGTGATTTTAGTTCATCTTTCTTCCATACATAGAAAGCCCCTTCTTCTAGTTCTTGCTGGGGAGTCATACTATCTGCATCTAATGAAGAGAAAAAGGCTCCTTCCTCATTTGTAAGTTCGTTTGATACAAATTCTAAGGTTTCATATACCACTGTTTTGTACCAGGAATCTTTAGTTGCCAGATATGCATCTGCATATAGACTTACGAGTTGTGCGTTGTCATAGAGCATTTTTTCAAAATGAGGTACATGCCACTTCTCATCCGTAGAATACCTGGAGAAACCTCCCCCTATATGATCATAGACTCCTCCATATGACATTTTGGAAAGGGTATTTAAGGTATACTTAAGTAGACTGCTGTCTTTTTTTTGGTGTGCATATCTCAATAAAAAATGATAGTTGTTAGGCATCATGAACTTTGGGCTTTTTTTAATCCCTCCCAGTGTATGATCAAATAAAGTGCTCCAGGAATCTACCGCTTTTTGTATAAAGGCTTTATCAAAGGTAGTATCTGTTGTGTTATCAGGGATCAGATCCATTGTTTTTATGCCCTGTTCTAATTTATCAGCATATTCATATAATTTAGCAGGCTCTTTTTGATAAACGTCGACAATCTTTTCCAGAGAAGTGAGCCAGCTTTCTTTGGGGAAATATGTTCCTCCCCATATTGGTCTTCCATCGGGAAGTGCAATTACATTTAGAGGCCATCCCCCGCTTCCTGTCATTAATTGTACTGCTTTCATATAGATTTGATCTATATCCGGGCGTTCTTCCCGGTCGATTTTGATAGCAATAAAGTTTTTATTCATGAGTTCAGCGACCTCTTTGTTTTCAAAACTTTCTTCTTCCATAACGTGGCACCAGTGGCAGGCTGCATATCCTACACTAATAATAATTAATTTGTTTTCTTCCCTGGCTTTGGTTAGTGCTGTATTGTTCCACGGTTTCCAGTTTACGGGGTTGTGCGCATGCTGTAGAAGATAAGGACTAGTTTCGTGTATGAGGTCATTAGTGTATAGCGGTTCTGTTATCGTACTCTTTTTCTGATCAGAGCAATTGCTTAACAGCATAATCAGAAGAATTAAAAAGAGTTTTTCTAGGAGAAGATTGATATTCATATGCCTTGGATGTCATTGATATTGAAATCCTCTAAAATATAAAAAGCATCTCAGACTATGAGATGCTTTTTAAAAAAGAAACAGTATCTTTTTTTATTTTACTTCAAAAGAAATCTTAAGATTTACTCTGAATTCAGTTACTTCATTATCATTAACAACAACACTCTGTTCCGCTACATATGCAGAACGGATGTTTTTAACTGATTTTGCAGCTTGTTTTACTGCTTGTTTGGTAGCATCTTCCCAGCTTTTTTCTGAGTTAGCCAATACTTCAATTACTTTAACAATTGCCATTATTGTCTTTTTTTTATGGTTAATAAACTAGTATACAGTTTCTAAGATACAACATACTGTGCTTTATTAAAAAAAAGGCAAGTGTTCTTTTTAGTATTTAATCGATGTAATGACGAATATGTCGTTTAATTACCCGTTTACAGCTTCGACATGAGATACTTTATCTCGTAACATTTCTTTTAGCATATTCTCAATACCGTTTTTTAGAGTAAAAGTAGAAGAAGGACATCCGCTACACGCCCCCTGAAGAATAACTTTTACAACTTTACTTTCCGGATTGTAAGAATCAAATAAAATATTACCCCCATCGTTTGCGACAGCAGGTTTTATATACTCGTCTATAATACTGATAATATCTTTTGAGGTTTCATCCAGGTTTTCGAAGTTGGTATCTTCTTTTTTCTCAATTTCTTTTTTGGAAATTGTAGCATTAGCAGTGAGTACTTCTTTTCCTTCTTCCAGATAATTTCTAATAAATTCCCGTAACTCCATTGTCACTTCATTCCAATCTGCTACTTCATATTTATTTATAGAAATATAGTTCTCATCTATATATACCTCTTTGACAAACGGGAAATGAAATAAAGCTTGTGCAAGAGGTGATTCACTTGTGTCGTCAATGCTCTTGAATTCATGGCCGGCGACGACTAACTTTTTATTCGCTACGAATTTCATCACTGAAGGATTTGGAGTACTTTCTGCATAGATGGAAACAGGGACTTTTTTCGCTTTCTTTTCTTGTTCTTCTATGATAACTTCCTGACCACTGTTTAAATATTTCTCAATTTGTTTAGCGACTTCATCCTGTATATCGATCCATTCTACGATGTTATATTTTTCAATTGCCACAAAGTTTTGAGCGATGAATACTTTTTTTACAAAGGGGAGATAAAATAACTGTTGTGCTAACGGAGAGTTTTTTGCATGGTCAATGTTTTCAAATTCATGACTTGTATGCTGGGTTAAAAAATAATTAGCTTCAAACTTAACAATATTGGAATTTGATGTAGGTTCTATTGTTACTTCAAAATTCTTTTCCATAATCTAATTTTTTGCAAATTTACTAAAAAGAGCTGCGGTTTTTATATTTATAGGGAATTATGAATTTTAAGATTTATATAACATACTACTTTGCGCTATTTTGACTACTATTGTATTGAAAAAGAATATAATTGGTTTTTAATAGTATCTGTACAGGGGCTGTTTTTTAAGAAAAAGTAAGGACTTAAAATAGAACAGCTAATAGCGTTAGAATTAGTTGTTATTAAAAATTTATATCTTTATCGCGATCACATGATACTTTTTAAAAATAAATAATTTGTAATTGTCTGTTAATCAAAAGTGGTTATGCACTTTTTGTTTATAGATGCCAAAAGAAATATTCTTACATAAAGTTAAAGAAGACACGTCCCAAAATGAATTTTAAAAAAACCTATTTATTTTTTGTATTGCTAGTTTCTCAAGTTGTGATTTCACAAGAGGGATTGCCAGTATATGCGGATTATTTATCAGATAATCTGTATTTAGTACATCCGGCAATGGCAGGAGCAGCAAATGCGAATAAGATACGACTAACAGCCAGAAAGCAATGGTTTGATGTTGATAATGCCCCTAATTTGCAAACAGCCAACTTTAATTTCAGAACCAGTGATAAAGTAGGTTTGGGAGGTACGATTTTTAAAGATGAAAACGGGAGGTTTTCCCAAACCGGTTTTTATGCGACTATGGCATATCATCTTCTTTTTTCTAGAGATAGGACAGACTTGAATATGTTATCTTTTGGTATGAATGCAGGGTTTATCCAATCGAATGTCGATTTGAGAGGACTAGATGATGTAACAAATCCAGATCCGGTAATTCTCGATCGTATTCAGAAAGATGCATATTTTAATGTAGATATAGGAATGTCATACAACTATTTAGAGTGGTATGCGCATTTTACAGTGAAGAATGTATTGCCAACTACCAGAAATATTTTTGATAATAATACGCCGATTAAGGAATCAAATAATCAAAGAAGATATTTGTTTTCTTTAGGTAGGCTTATAAATATAGGGACGCTTTGGGCGGTAGAACCTTCATTTATGTATATGGCGACGGATGAAACAGATGAACGTTCTATTGATATGAACCTAAAAGGGTATCGCAGTTTTGATTTTGGAAAATTATGGGCAGGGATATCATATCGTAGAAGCTTGGATGGTGCTGAGTTTTCTCAGGATGGAGTTTTGGTAGAGAATCAGCAATTACAATATATAACTCCATTTGTTGGGGCTAATTATAAGAAATTTATGTTTGGGTATACATATAGTTATCAAATGAACTCTGTAGTGCTCACCGATGGAGGATTTCATCAACTGACATTAGGATATGATTTTGGTAAGAGAAAAGAACGCTGGAATTGTAATTGTCCGGCAGTAAACTAAATATAAAAAAGGAGGCTTAGAAATAGCCTCCTTTTTTATTGGATTTACCAGGTAAATGATTTTTTAGCCCCCTGCTTTTTTATAGCCTTAATCAAAGCTGTTTCCAAACTTGTCTCTTTTGTGTTTTTATGGTTTTTGATATAAAGCACTCTTTTTTTATTTAGATCCTTAATTTTTTGTTGAATCTCTTTTCTTTCAGAAGCTTTTTTAGTGATATATTGTTTTAATTCTGCGGAAGATTTTTTTCTTAGGTTTTCTGGTAATGCTTCTGATTCAATAGTTTTTAATTCAAAAGCTTCATCTTCTGCGGCATCTACTAAGTCCCAACTTTTGTTTTTGTAGAATCCGGAGCTTTTACTGATTGTTCTGCTTACTGCATTCGCAGCACTATAAGATTGTGCATTTTTATCTTGTTGTCGTTGTAAGTGTTTTTTCTGTGCGCCTTCTGCGCCATAGTATATGTATGTTTCATTCAATTGTTGGTTAAGGCGTAGGATAATATCGTCATATGGAGTAATGATATGAACCGTTTCTCTATTGTGATTTATAGCTGTATATTCTCCGTGTGTAATATTAGCTCCATCTTTCCACATAGAATTAATCCCCTGATTATAATTACCACAAAAAATAGTATTAATTGTAATTCCTTTTTCCAAAGCATCTGTAGCGGCATCTTTATAATGTACAGGACCTTGAGTAAAAGGTTCATTTCCGGCAATAAAAATTAACTTTAAATGATCATCATTTTTTTTCCAATCCAATTGATTAATAGAAGAGGTAATAACTTTTCCACAAAACTCATTTCCTCCATTGGTAGTTAATGAAAAAAGCTCTTTAGAGATCTCGTCTAGATCGGTTGAGAATGGAAGTACTTGTCGGATATACCCTTCTTTGGATGCTAAGTTGTCGTTTCCGTATTCATATAAGGCAATTTCCAAAGCAATAGTATGATGACCACATTTAGCATAAGATAATTCGTTGACAATTTCCCAAAGCTGCGATTTTGCCTGTTCTATGAGACCGTCCATACTATTACTAGTATCTAGTAGTAAAGCCACTTGAATATTCTTGGTATTAGGGTCTGTTTTAGATGTGTGTACAACATGAGTGTTGTCAGAGAATAGTTGGTCATATGTGTTGGACTTAGCATTGCAGGAAAAAAGAAAGCTAATAAATAATATGGTGTATACTGTTTTCATAAGAATCGCTGTTTTTAATTATTAGTATAAATCTATGAGTAACTTTTTTTGATAAAAACAGCAAATGAGTATAGGTGACTTTTTAGTTAGGGAAAATATTCTTTTGTTTAGGGAGTGCATTGTTTGCTTCTTTGAAATCAATAGATATCGCTTGTCAAAGAAATAGGGGATTTTATTTTCTTGTGTAAATAGGTTAAGTTTACCTTGATATCAAATCAAAGAAGATGATGAGAACGTTTACAATACTTTTTTTATTAGTGGTTCCATTACTCACTTTTTCTCAAGAAAAAAAAATAACAATAAGGGGAACTGTTAAGGAGAAGAATACACTCAAGCCTATTCAAGGGGTTGAGGTGAAAACAATTATAGGTAGTGGTACAGAAACAAATGCTTTAGGAGATTTTAGAATACAAGCGGCTATAGGGGACGAACTTATTATCAGTCATGATAGTTTTCATACGGTACGACATGAAATAACAGATGGTCAAAAGATAGAAGTTTTGGTAGAGGAAAGTAGAGAGGGGAGAAAAAGAGAGTTTGAGAGGAAAAAACGAAGCCTGAGTTTTGAAAAAGAAATTAAGGCATCGTTACAACAGATGAAAAAAGATGCAGGAAAAAGCATAGGTCATGCAGAGAAAGCATTGGCAAGTATCGAAGCTGATGACCCTTTAGGGCATGAAAAGAAAGCTCGGTTGTATAAAATTTTAGGAGATGTGTATTTGTATTGGAAGCAAGCAGACTTAGCAGAAGCTAATTACCAGACAAGTTTGGATAATACTTATAGAGATGCTGTTAAGATTAAATTGGGAGAGGCACAATTGGCAAATAAGCAGTATGAAAAAGCGCTACTTACGTTTAATAGTCTGTTATCAACCAGAATAAAAAAAGAAGAGAAAGTAATCTTATATGAGGGAAGAGGAGATGCATATGCTGCCTTAAACAGGTATAAGGAAGCAGAAAAGAGTTACAATCAGGCATTGTCCTTAAGTCGTAGTAAAAAGAAACTAGATGAAAAAGTTATCTTATTGAATGCTAAGTTGGCAGAGATATTGCAAAAACAAGGAGAGTTATCAGCTGCTGCTGGGTATATGGATCAATCAGTGGAGTTAGCAGATCAAAAAGATAAGAAGACGGTGGCGAAACAGCGTGCTATAGCAGCAGATTTTTATAACAAGAGAAATAGCTTCGAAAAAGAGATTGAATTGCGAAAAGAAACCTTGGAAGATATAGAAGAACTGGAAGAAGCTGAACCGACAAATATGCTGGAAGATCAATCCCTATCTCCACAAGTACAGAATTATAAAATAGCCAATGCTCTTGCTTCCCAAAAAGATTATGATGTAGCAATTCCTTATCTGAAAGAAAGTATAAAAGAAGCTGCTTCTAAAAATGACTTAGTAGTGCAGAAAGATGCTACCAGAAAATTAGGGGAGGTATATAGAGAAAAAGGAGATCTAAAAAAAGCATCCGAAGCTTTTAAAGAATATGAAGTTATTATTGATAAGCTGTATATCCTAAAAGAACAGGAGATTTCTCAAGCTGCCCGGTTTAGTAGAGAATTAACTAAAAAAGCCAATCGTATTTCTACCCTGGAAAAAGACAGAGAATTAAGCGAAAGTAAATATAAACTAGCCTTAGCTGCTCAGGAATTATCAAAACAGCGTAGTCTCAGGCAGCAGATAATTATCTATTCTTTAATAGGGCTGACGGTATTGTTATTGTTTATGGGGTATTTGATGTATAGGAATATGAAGCAACAACGTTATGCGAATAATATGCTGGCATTGAAATCACTTCGGTCTCAAATGAATCCTCATTTTATTTTTAATGCATTAAACTCAGTAAACACATTTATAGCAACCAATGATGAGCGGGCGGCGAATCGTTATCTGACAGATTTCTCATTATTGATGCGATCCGTTTTAGAAAACAGTGAGATGGACTTTATTCCTTTGGAAAAAGAAATAGAGTTATTAGAGCTTTATACCCAATTAGAACATTTTAGGTTTCAGGATAAGTTTGATTATACGATTGAAGTGGATCCGTCAATAAAAGTCGGGGATTATAAAATTCCTCCAATGTTATTACAACCTTATGTAGAGAATGCGGTATGGCATGGATTGAGATATAAGCATGAGAAAGGGGTTTTGCAGATCACATTTAAAAAGCTGGATATATCGACAATTGAAATTTCAATTGCTGATGATGGAATAGGAAGAGCAAAATCTAAAGAAATAAAGACACAGCATCAAAAAAAGCAGCAATCCAAAGGAATGAGTAATATCAAACAACGTATTCAGATTCTGAATAAGATGTATAAAAATCGAGTAGGAGTAGCAGTGTCTGATCTGACTGTTGATAAGGGAGGTACTTTGGTTGTGTTGAAATTAAAAAGAGATATATGAGTTTAAAAGCAATCATTACAGATGATGAGGTAAATAGTAGAAAAATTCTTCGTAATTACCTGAATAAATATTGTAAAGGAGTAGAAATTTTAGGAGAAGCTTCCAGTGTTAAAGAAACATTAGAACTCTTGGCGGATGAAGAACCTGATATATTGTTTTTGGATGTAGAAATGCCATACGGAAATGCATTTGACCTATTAGAGCAAGTTCCTGATAGAAAATTTGAAACTGTTTTTGTTACAGCTTATGATCATTATGCTATTGAAGCATTGAATGCACAGGCTACTTATTACTTACTAAAACCAATTGCAATTGATGACTTGATTAAAGCAGTCGAACATGTACAGTTTATAAAAGAAAAAGAGCAGGTATTACAGGATACGGTACTGGTTTCTAAAATGTCGGGAGTAGAAGGGAAAATTACTATTCCGCAGCAAGATGGTTTTGAGGTATTAGATGTATCGGATATAGTGTATTGCCAGGCAGATGATAATTACACAAAGATCTTCTTAAAGCAAGGACAGAAACTAGTCAGTAAGACATTAAAGTTTTTTGAAGATTCTCTGGCACAATTTGGTTTTGCCAGAATTCATAAGAGTTACCTGGTCAATGTGAATATGGTTGTAAAATACAAAAAAGGAAAGGGAGGAAGTGTGATCTTATCTACAGGTAAGGAGTTGATGGTGTCTTCTTCCAAAAAGAAAATGTTGTTAGATTTCTTTAAATAAACTTACAGAACGAGGCTAAAAATCTAAGTAGTCTACGGTATGACGAAAAGAAACTCCTGCTAGTATGTTTTTTAAGGGAGTAATTTCCTTATTTGTATAAAAAGAATGAGTGCCTTTTGTTGTTTGTGATGTTATTAACTGGTGTTTATCAAGGATGTTTTTGGTCTGTTTGGCAACTGCTTCTCCTGAATCAATAACCACAGTTGTTTGGGGTAATAATTCGTTTAGAATTGGGAGTAAATAAGGGTAGTGAGTACATCCGAGAACCAAATGGTCGATATTTTTTTGTACTAGAGGAGTAATATAGGAATTTAGGAGACTACGCATTTCAGGACTGTCGATATCCCCGGATTCTATTAATTCTACTAAACCGGTTCCTACTACTTCAATGACATCTATTTCTTTAGCGTATAGATCCGAAGTTTCATTAAACAGCCTACTGGATAAGGTTCCCTGAGTAGCAAGAACACCTACTTTTTTTGTTCTTGTTTTTAAAGCGGCAGTTTTGATAGCTGGTTCGATACCAATAAATGGAATATCATAAGAATTTCTCAAAACGTCAATAGCATTAGTAGTGGCGGTATTACAGGCTACAATAATTACCTTTGCATTAAGGTTGAGTAGTTTTTCAGTGTTTTTGATGCTGAGAGAA contains:
- a CDS encoding efflux RND transporter periplasmic adaptor subunit — translated: MSRKTIIFISVLIIILIGGLVYGKKAGWFGKNGNYKEVEITKIEKIDIVETVAATGKIQPEVEVKLSSEVSGEIIELPIKEGQQVKKGDLLVRINPDIIQSGLNRSQASLQNVKANLRQTEASLKEAKYNYDRNKALFEKGVISKSEWDRVVSAYEVAEATKQSAFYNVRSAQATVNEAKDNLNRTTIYAPMSGTVSKLNVELGERVVGTQQMAGTEIMRIADLNNMEVEVDVNENDIVKISVGDSTEVEVDAYLKKQFKGLVTEIANSAENALSSDQVTNFKVKVRILEKSYKDLLEGKPAHYSPFRPGMTATVDVITNKRESIVGVPISAIVIKNDTSSTRKKVVKESKVDEDQKFECVFVKKGEKATLRVIETGIQDNSNIEILKGLSEGEEVITGPYNVVTKTLKTGDKVQAKKKGKESED
- the tsaB gene encoding tRNA (adenosine(37)-N6)-threonylcarbamoyltransferase complex dimerization subunit type 1 TsaB is translated as MAYILCIETSTTNCSVAIAKDHQIVAVKEDYSNQYSHAERLHLFIEDVIATASISINALDAIAVSKGPGSYTGLRIGVSAAKGLAYALNIPMISIPTLTSLAKQVQANEGYVVPMLDARRMEVYSAVFSGVSYEEVRTTKAEILTTDSFVSFLEEENQVVFIGNGVAKFKDICTASNATFICDKLPSAREMCQLAYDKYKAKDFEDVAYFEPYYLKDFVAG
- a CDS encoding thioredoxin domain-containing protein; translation: MNINLLLEKLFLILLIMLLSNCSDQKKSTITEPLYTNDLIHETSPYLLQHAHNPVNWKPWNNTALTKAREENKLIIISVGYAACHWCHVMEEESFENKEVAELMNKNFIAIKIDREERPDIDQIYMKAVQLMTGSGGWPLNVIALPDGRPIWGGTYFPKESWLTSLEKIVDVYQKEPAKLYEYADKLEQGIKTMDLIPDNTTDTTFDKAFIQKAVDSWSTLFDHTLGGIKKSPKFMMPNNYHFLLRYAHQKKDSSLLKYTLNTLSKMSYGGVYDHIGGGFSRYSTDEKWHVPHFEKMLYDNAQLVSLYADAYLATKDSWYKTVVYETLEFVSNELTNEEGAFFSSLDADSMTPQQELEEGAFYVWKKDELKSLLKEEYDIFAKYYNINSYGIWEENKYVLIKNENDSLFAQQQNMSIQELDQAVLQWKSLLLSYRNKRKRPRLDDKTLTSWNALMIKGYVDAYRVFGEKKFLDAAVKNANFIKKHLLKKDFSLFHNYKNGVSSINGYLEDYASVIEAYIQLYQITAENEWLFTSQKLAEYTLTHFYDAETTLFYFTSDKDPKLISRTIDYTDNVIPSSNSIMAKNLFLLSHYLDQKKYNVISTKMIQTILPKIEEYPSGYSNWLDVMLNYTYDFYEVVISGPQASNKLPVLNRHYIPNKLLAVSDSPSDMPLLKDRYIGEDTFIFVCVQNTCKLPVESVDEAVSLIENNN
- a CDS encoding dodecin family protein, whose translation is MAIVKVIEVLANSEKSWEDATKQAVKQAAKSVKNIRSAYVAEQSVVVNDNEVTEFRVNLKISFEVK
- a CDS encoding NifU family protein, with the protein product MEKNFEVTIEPTSNSNIVKFEANYFLTQHTSHEFENIDHAKNSPLAQQLFYLPFVKKVFIAQNFVAIEKYNIVEWIDIQDEVAKQIEKYLNSGQEVIIEEQEKKAKKVPVSIYAESTPNPSVMKFVANKKLVVAGHEFKSIDDTSESPLAQALFHFPFVKEVYIDENYISINKYEVADWNEVTMELREFIRNYLEEGKEVLTANATISKKEIEKKEDTNFENLDETSKDIISIIDEYIKPAVANDGGNILFDSYNPESKVVKVILQGACSGCPSSTFTLKNGIENMLKEMLRDKVSHVEAVNG
- a CDS encoding type IX secretion system membrane protein PorP/SprF: MNFKKTYLFFVLLVSQVVISQEGLPVYADYLSDNLYLVHPAMAGAANANKIRLTARKQWFDVDNAPNLQTANFNFRTSDKVGLGGTIFKDENGRFSQTGFYATMAYHLLFSRDRTDLNMLSFGMNAGFIQSNVDLRGLDDVTNPDPVILDRIQKDAYFNVDIGMSYNYLEWYAHFTVKNVLPTTRNIFDNNTPIKESNNQRRYLFSLGRLINIGTLWAVEPSFMYMATDETDERSIDMNLKGYRSFDFGKLWAGISYRRSLDGAEFSQDGVLVENQQLQYITPFVGANYKKFMFGYTYSYQMNSVVLTDGGFHQLTLGYDFGKRKERWNCNCPAVN